AATGATGGGTAAAACCCTGAATTCCACAGATGTTCCTGTAACAAAAGGAACTTCCGGTATTCTGTTAATTCCTGAAAAAGAAACAAAAAGAAGGCAATTACAAAATTGTATAAGATGCGCTAAATGCGTTACTGTATGTCCAATGGGGCTTGAACCTTATATATTAATGAGCCTTACTGAAAAGAAAATGTTTGATAAAGCTGAAGCAGAAAAAATACTTGACTGCATGGAATGTGGCTCATGCAGTTATATCTGTCCATCTGACAGACCTTTATTAGATTATATCAGATTAGGAAAATCTACTGTAAATAAAATAATAAGATCAAGAAATTAAAAATGAATAAAAAATTAATTACAGTTTCGTTATCTCCTCACAGCTATGGAGATGAATCAGTTAAAAAAATAATGTATGGTGTTATAATAGCACTATTACCGGCTTTAGCTGTATCATTATATTATTATGGAATAGGTGCTTTAATTGTAACCATGGTTGCTATTGTTTCATGTGTTGGTTTTGAATATTTGATCCAAAAATTTTTGTTAAAACAAAAACCATCAATTTGTGATGGTTCAGCAATAATAACAGGTTTATTATTAGCTTTTAATGTTCCCAGCAATTTGCCGATATGGATTATTATTATCGGTGCTCTCGTTGCTATTGGTATTGGTAAAATGTCATTCGGCGGATTAGGTAATAATCCTTTTAATCCTGCTTTAGTCGGACGAGTATTTTTATTAATTTCTTTCCCTGTACAAATGACAAGCTGGCCCTTGCCAATAATTTCAAGAATGTCATATCTTGATGCAGTTACAGGTGCAACTCCTCTTGCAATAATAAAAGAAGGAATATATAATAATGAACAAGTATCTGATATTATGACAAATATTCCATCTCATATGCAAATGTTTATGGGACAAATGGGAGGCTCATTAGGAGAAATTGCAGGATTTGCCTTATTAATCGGTTTTATATATTTACTGATAAAAAAAATAATAACATGGCATATTCCTGTTACAGTATTAGGAACTATTGCTGTTTTTACAGGAATATTATGGTTGATAAATCCACAGCAAAATGCCGACCCTTTATTTCATATATTAACAGGAGGTGCATTACTCGGTGCAATTTTTATGGCAACTGATTATGCTACATCGCCAATGACAATAAAAGGAATGATAATATTTGGAATAGGAATTGGAATAATTACAGTTGTAATTCGTGTATTCGGAGCATACCCTGAAGGGGTATCATTTGCTATTTTAATTATGAATGCTTTTGTTCCGTTAATTAATACTTATATCAAACCAAAAAGATTTGGCGAAAAAATTTAATTATCAATAAAAATTAAACATTTATAAGATGGCTAAAAAAGAATCCTCATTTTTAAATATGGTACTAACTTTATTTTTAGTTACCTTGATTGCCTCTGCTGCATTAGGATACGTATATGAACTTACCAAAGACCCTATTGCTCAAGCTAAAATGTCGAAAAAAACAGAAGCTATAAAACAGGTTGTCCCTGAATTTAATAATATTCCAAGTGATGAAGGTTTTTCAGTATTTGCAGATGGAGATTCATTAAAATTTTATCCTGCCAAAAAGGACGGAGAACTTGTTGGAACAGCTATCGAAACCTTTACGAATAATGGTTTTAGCGGAAACATTAAATTAATGGTTGGTTTATTACCGGACGGTTCAATTTATGATATTGCTGTAATTGAGCATAAAGAAACTCCTGGACTCGGAGATAAAATGGAAAAGAAAAAATCAAATTTCAGTGAACAATTTAAAGGAAAAAATCCTGATAATTTTAAAATAAAAGTAACAAAAGACGGTGGTGATGTAGATGCTATTACAGCTTCAACTATTAGTTCACGTGCATATTGCGATGCCGTATTGCGGGCTTATAACAATTATATTAAAGAAGGAGGAAACAAATAATGAACCAATGGAAAAATTTTACTAAAGGATTTCTAAAAGATAATCCGGTATTTGTACTTTTTCTGGGACTATGTCCTACACTTGGAGTAACCACTTCTGCTATTAATGGTTTAGGAATGGGATTAGCAACAACATTTGTATTATTAATGTCAAATTTAGTTGTATCTCTAATAAAAAATGTAATTCCTGATAAAGTCAGAATTCCTTCATTTATTGTTATAATTGCCTCTTTTGTAACGATTGTTGAATTAACCATGCAGGCTTACGTTCCTGATTTGTTTGATGCTTTAGGATTATTTATTCCCTTAATTGTAGTTAACTGCGTTATTCTTGGAAGAGCTGAAGCATTTGCTTCAAAAAATTCATTTTTATCCTCTGCACTTGATGGTTTAGGAATGGGATTAGGATTTGCTCTGGCACTAACAGTTCTTGGAGCAGTACGCGAAATATTAGGAAGCGGAGCAATTTTTGGTTATAAATTCATTAGCGGCGATGGCATGCTTGTTTTTGTTCTTGCTCCCGGAGCATTTATTGCTTTAGGATATATGATTGTTTTAGTAAATAAGATAAATAAAAAAACAGCTTAATATAAAATATCATGGAATATATATTAATAATTATATCGGCAGTATTTGTAAACAACATAGTTTTAGCACAATTCCTTGGGGTATGTCCTTTTATCGGAGTTTCAAATAAAGTTGACACATCAATAGGTATGTCAGGTGCAGTAGCATTTGTAATGGTAATTGCAACAATAGTTACATATTTGCTTCAGAAATATGTACTTGATGCTTTTGGAATTTCATATATGAGAACTATTACTTTCATTTTAGTTATTGCTTCATTAGTACAGTTAGTAGAAATTATATTAAAAAAAGCAAGCCCCGCATTATATCAGGCATTAGGAATTTTTCTTCCACTAATTACAACAAACTGTGCCGTTCTCGGTGTAGCAGTATTAGCTGTACAAAAAGATTATAATTTAATGGAAAGTGTAGTTTTCGCCATAGCTAATGCAATAGGTTTTGGATTAGCACTTGTTACTTTTGCAGGATTAAGAGAACATCTTGAATTAATGAATGTACCTAAAGCAATAAAAGGTGTTCCTATTTCATTTGTCATTGCAGGAATTCTGGCACTTGCTTTTATGGGATTTGCAGGGATTGTATAAAATTTTATTTCACAAAAAGTCCACAAAACATTTATTCCAAAAACAATAATACCGACTTGTTAACAAGTCGGTATCACGCTATATTCTTTGTTGTACAATTATTGTTTATTTGAGTTTTTTATGACAAAGCCACCAATCATAACATTCAAATTCTCCTTTTTTTGATTTTTCAAGTCTTTCCTGTGCTGTTTTTACATCAGTTGCAGGAGGAATAATTACATGGTCGTTTATTAATTCGTTATCAGGCCAATTGGCAGGCATGGCAACCTTGTTTTTATCAGA
This Bacteroidales bacterium DNA region includes the following protein-coding sequences:
- a CDS encoding RnfABCDGE type electron transport complex subunit D, with translation MNKKLITVSLSPHSYGDESVKKIMYGVIIALLPALAVSLYYYGIGALIVTMVAIVSCVGFEYLIQKFLLKQKPSICDGSAIITGLLLAFNVPSNLPIWIIIIGALVAIGIGKMSFGGLGNNPFNPALVGRVFLLISFPVQMTSWPLPIISRMSYLDAVTGATPLAIIKEGIYNNEQVSDIMTNIPSHMQMFMGQMGGSLGEIAGFALLIGFIYLLIKKIITWHIPVTVLGTIAVFTGILWLINPQQNADPLFHILTGGALLGAIFMATDYATSPMTIKGMIIFGIGIGIITVVIRVFGAYPEGVSFAILIMNAFVPLINTYIKPKRFGEKI
- a CDS encoding RnfABCDGE type electron transport complex subunit G, with the protein product MAKKESSFLNMVLTLFLVTLIASAALGYVYELTKDPIAQAKMSKKTEAIKQVVPEFNNIPSDEGFSVFADGDSLKFYPAKKDGELVGTAIETFTNNGFSGNIKLMVGLLPDGSIYDIAVIEHKETPGLGDKMEKKKSNFSEQFKGKNPDNFKIKVTKDGGDVDAITASTISSRAYCDAVLRAYNNYIKEGGNK
- a CDS encoding electron transport complex subunit E, coding for MNQWKNFTKGFLKDNPVFVLFLGLCPTLGVTTSAINGLGMGLATTFVLLMSNLVVSLIKNVIPDKVRIPSFIVIIASFVTIVELTMQAYVPDLFDALGLFIPLIVVNCVILGRAEAFASKNSFLSSALDGLGMGLGFALALTVLGAVREILGSGAIFGYKFISGDGMLVFVLAPGAFIALGYMIVLVNKINKKTA
- the rsxA gene encoding electron transport complex subunit RsxA, whose protein sequence is MEYILIIISAVFVNNIVLAQFLGVCPFIGVSNKVDTSIGMSGAVAFVMVIATIVTYLLQKYVLDAFGISYMRTITFILVIASLVQLVEIILKKASPALYQALGIFLPLITTNCAVLGVAVLAVQKDYNLMESVVFAIANAIGFGLALVTFAGLREHLELMNVPKAIKGVPISFVIAGILALAFMGFAGIV